aataatctaaattgaAGTAATTTCCTGTTAGTAttgaagtataattaaaaactaactaTTTCCCGCGACTTGGTTCTCGtgcaatttgaataataaaaatagtacgtATATCCATACAAACCTATAACCTCTTTTTCTAACCTCAGACTTAGAATTTCCAAAACTCCTTCCTTAGTAAGTgtatactaaataaaacgatcgtactcaccaaatttcatgctcctaactttaatagtttacgctaATCGATGACGAATCAATCAGTcagattatgttattttataagatgaCTTAAAAACTCATCTCAAAAACAAACacctaatatatatactttttatttcagatataaATATGTTGCCATTATTGATCATCCTCGCAGTAACATCTGCTTACGCCGACAACTGTTCCTATAGCTACGAGGGCACCCGTTATTCAAAACAATCAATTTTAACGATAAAGGGTCTACCAACCAACCTGGTCATCAACCCAAACACAAAGGATCTCCATTTCACACTAATAGATATAGATACTTTACAAGATGACAACGTACAAACAAAAATGGATCAGTATATCCTGAGGAATGGTGAACCGATCAAAATTGACAATGTAAATGGTCAAGCGGCAGCCGTTgatgtaaaaacaaataaagtctACATCGCAAGTGATGAAGGTTTAACGATACTAAACAAAACAGATAAAGCTAACTTCGTTGCGTTCAAAGATGAAGACATAACTCAGCTATTCAAACCAGCTAACAGTGATATGCTATACGCCGTTTTATTTCCAGAGAGCTCGGTTTACGCTATAGATTTAAAGAAGAACGAAAAGACTAAAATAGAAAACGTGCCATGCGCCTTCATGCTAGCTGTTGACGCTGATGAAAATGTATTCTTTGAATGCGATTCGAAATACGTGAAAGTACTTTTAAAAGATTTCCAAGATCCGATTGAATTCGTTGGCATACCCAAGAACTCGGCTAGAGCGATTACTATCGACGATAATAATAGAGCAATACTAGCTGCTAATGATGGAATTTACTGGTTGAAATCAGATTCTTTGATCCCAAAGAAATTGATGAATTTAGACTTTATACCATCGGGCATAGCGTTTTTCGGtgataatttgtatttgtcCACGAGtggtattatttatgaatttagtGATATGGATTGCGAATAATTAGtttgttgaataaattatactttaagcatttgtttattttatttaagtcaaACTTTTCGAACGacttcaataaatataactttttctcATTTTCAACTCGTATTGATCTTTTATTGTTTGGTAAAACCAAtagaaattgtaattaaatatttcttcccAGTGCTTACTAGTACTAtacttaaaactataaaaaaatagtaaaattaccTTAAATTGAACACTGGAGCAAAATGACGGGATTACTTAAGAGCTGAGTCAAGACTAATTttgattcgatatttaaaactattgtaGTTTCACGAAGGGCTATTGTTTGGTTTACAATTCTATAGTCTAGTACTAGATATGACATCACTacattatcaaattatattacgtCAATACAATAGATACAGTGTGATCTGATTATGGTGCATCTAGTGCGTAACTTTATATCTTTTACCaattcattcataattttttttctatataatttatttatttatcaatataatatacaattaatgaatgaatatactttattacaccatacacaaaaatagtaaaatgcgaaaacagaaaataaaaaaattaaaatttgattttgggtgttgtacaatgggcggacttatgcctaattagccatctctatagagaatataaaatcttatatggaCCAATATTTGGACAGTCTAATCACCAATATTTTTGCAGTACTTCTACTTGATGggtttttgtgcaagcccgactgAGTACACACTACCCATGACATATCCTCCCTCTTAACAGCAATATTTGTTaagtccggtttgaagg
This DNA window, taken from Vanessa cardui chromosome 26, ilVanCard2.1, whole genome shotgun sequence, encodes the following:
- the LOC124540856 gene encoding uncharacterized protein LOC124540856, which gives rise to MLPLLIILAVTSAYADNCSYSYEGTRYSKQSILTIKGLPTNLVINPNTKDLHFTLIDIDTLQDDNVQTKMDQYILRNGEPIKIDNVNGQAAAVDVKTNKVYIASDEGLTILNKTDKANFVAFKDEDITQLFKPANSDMLYAVLFPESSVYAIDLKKNEKTKIENVPCAFMLAVDADENVFFECDSKYVKVLLKDFQDPIEFVGIPKNSARAITIDDNNRAILAANDGIYWLKSDSLIPKKLMNLDFIPSGIAFFGDNLYLSTSGIIYEFSDMDCE